In the Helianthus annuus cultivar XRQ/B chromosome 11, HanXRQr2.0-SUNRISE, whole genome shotgun sequence genome, one interval contains:
- the LOC110888326 gene encoding cold shock domain-containing protein 3-like, whose protein sequence is MVTTSKPPTITEAIDLSVALTEEAIRLNKFSTPEGKKKEIHVESSGENKRKFSNFKKGTQGNNNSGNKKRDANPPDEVMTSTATAEGKGKGYLGTLPKCNVCQFHHAGQCKFRKCENCGKNGLSKETCWAGNGHENGGQRGNGNGNGNGDRGGNGYGNRNQGGNGGNGNRGGSGNQPGSGNLGANNNQGGTGNKQGCFSCGDVGHFKRDCPKNNQAQGRVFNIGAR, encoded by the coding sequence ATGGTGACTACTTCCAAGCCCCCAACGATTACTGAAGCCATTGACTTGAGCGTGGCACTGACTGAAGAAGCGAtcagattgaacaagttttcaaccCCTGAGGGAAAGAAGAAGGAGATTCACGTCGAGTCATCAGGAGAGAACAAGAGGAAGTTCTCGAATTTCAAGAAGGGTACCCAAGGAAACAACAACAGTGGTAACAAGAAAAGAGATGCGAACCCACCAGACGAGGTCATGACTAGTACTGCTACTGCTGAAGGTAAGGGGAAAGGATACCTGGGCACCCTGCCCAAGTGTAATGTGTGCCAGTTCCATCATGCCGGCCAGTGTAAGTTTAGGAAGTGTGAAAACTGCGGAAAGAATGGTCTTTCGAAGGAGACGTGCTGGGCTGGTAATGGTCATGAGAATGGTGGCCAGAGAGGTAATGGTAATGGAAATGGCAATGGAGACCGTGGCGGAAACGGTTATGGAAACCGcaatcaaggaggaaatggcggtaATGGAAATCGTGGTGGTTCTGGAAATCAACCTGGTAGTGGAAACCTTGGagccaacaacaatcagggcgGTACTGGAAACAAACAAGGTTGCTTTAGCTGTGGAGATGTTGGGcatttcaagcgggattgcccgaAGAACAATCAAGCCcaaggaagagttttcaacattgGAGCTAGGTAA